The window gttgccaacatttttcctcacgctcatcatggaatatgtggtgtccatttgtatttcaacatagtatctagattcgacaagagtaagacggttaaaggaattttttgggaggcgtgtagggcgtacacagttgatgcttttgatgctgccatggatgttatgaaaaagacaaaagaaccagtatgggagtacttaaaaagtataaatccagaaacctggtcaagggcacattttaaagggaaccgatacaatcttatgtcgtccaacagtgcggagtctataaatgcattatctagacacgcacgtaaggtgccaatacttatgttgattgatttttttcgtgctacaatgcaacaatggtggtttcaaagacgtaactttgcaggtattacgtaaatttgtaatattaatgttttattagtttcgatgttattgattttaac of the Lactuca sativa cultivar Salinas chromosome 6, Lsat_Salinas_v11, whole genome shotgun sequence genome contains:
- the LOC128126631 gene encoding uncharacterized protein LOC128126631, which translates into the protein MLLAVTKDGQNQILPVAYGICKNECTDSWTWFFQKLRDCLGNMQELTIISDRSPSIATSVANIFPHAHHGICGVHLYFNIVSRFDKSKTVKGIFWEACRAYTVDAFDAAMDVMKKTKEPVWEYLKSINPETWSRAHFKGNRYNLMSSNSAESINALSRHARKVPILMLIDFFRATMQQWWFQRRNFAGIT